From Nitrospirota bacterium, a single genomic window includes:
- a CDS encoding alpha/beta fold hydrolase: MPATVILVHGYSGSPDDLTLLADALRGRKGLDSVRTVRLPGHASRGVPAFDMRSFTGSVVEAVRDAQQRGLDIVLFGHSTGGIIALNALAETGAEPLLLVLASVPKKIDTNSFARWSDHRKGKSQISFTSVAAMVSMIKKVGKSRFKGSFPVFVLQGERDALVPGADTADWSRDYFRGPVRAATVPGAGHDVLQGPNCTLAVDLVARAIDDVVRVPSREDRAVLERILSVEPEAGRFLDVSPFSAHHLALSPSGQSAAGQQSRLSPIVPTEPVIANIEITTRCTMRCVHCARTLRGVDPRDMPKGVFSAILDLLPHAYRVTLVGLGETLMHPQVADLVREASSRGRRTALVTNAMLLDEGLSRSLLDAGLESIAFSIDAGTQDLAAAVRPGTDLARVVANIRRFVDISRSTREISIAVFSAVSTETIDSLDLLMELVSGLGVHVMMLTDLNFGENIGRTLWKNGSVHAASMLRTAVSSAFRKNLPVLSVRGLEEFGLWKRYNKFLLLPPDQLYMRSSRRSWCASPWQTIPINVQGEATLCDCQPGIKAGNLLAQPLSAIWNGDVFRDHRQRMTGDDPPEACRTCPRF, from the coding sequence GTGCCCGCCACTGTTATTCTTGTCCACGGTTACTCGGGGTCCCCGGACGACCTTACCCTCCTTGCCGATGCGCTTCGCGGGCGCAAAGGACTGGATTCCGTGCGAACCGTGCGGCTTCCGGGTCATGCATCGCGCGGGGTGCCCGCCTTCGATATGAGGTCCTTTACCGGGTCCGTGGTCGAAGCAGTCAGAGACGCCCAGCAGCGGGGCCTGGACATCGTGCTCTTCGGACACTCGACCGGCGGCATCATTGCCCTGAACGCGCTGGCGGAGACGGGCGCAGAACCCTTGCTGCTCGTGCTTGCTTCCGTTCCAAAAAAAATCGACACAAACTCTTTCGCTCGATGGTCGGACCACCGCAAAGGCAAGAGCCAGATTTCGTTCACCTCGGTTGCGGCCATGGTCTCAATGATCAAGAAAGTCGGGAAATCCCGGTTCAAGGGTTCATTCCCGGTATTTGTCCTGCAGGGAGAGCGGGATGCGCTCGTCCCTGGCGCCGATACAGCAGACTGGTCGCGTGACTACTTCCGGGGACCCGTTCGTGCGGCGACCGTCCCCGGCGCGGGACACGATGTCTTGCAGGGTCCGAACTGCACGCTTGCTGTTGATCTTGTTGCGAGGGCCATCGATGATGTCGTGCGGGTGCCGTCGCGCGAGGATAGGGCCGTACTAGAACGCATCCTGTCCGTCGAACCCGAAGCGGGCCGTTTTCTTGACGTGTCGCCGTTTTCCGCGCATCATCTTGCCCTGAGCCCCAGCGGACAAAGCGCGGCCGGTCAGCAGTCCCGGCTCAGTCCGATCGTTCCGACTGAGCCGGTTATCGCTAACATCGAGATCACCACACGGTGCACCATGCGCTGCGTCCATTGCGCCCGCACCCTGAGGGGCGTCGATCCCAGGGACATGCCGAAAGGAGTCTTCTCCGCCATACTCGACCTGCTTCCGCATGCGTATCGGGTAACACTGGTTGGCCTCGGCGAAACGCTGATGCATCCGCAGGTGGCGGATCTTGTCCGGGAGGCATCATCCCGGGGAAGAAGAACAGCGCTGGTGACGAACGCGATGCTCCTGGACGAAGGGCTCTCTCGCAGTCTTCTTGACGCGGGTCTCGAATCGATCGCATTCAGCATCGACGCGGGTACTCAGGACCTTGCCGCAGCGGTACGGCCCGGAACGGACCTTGCCCGAGTGGTTGCTAACATAAGGCGGTTCGTCGATATCTCGCGTTCCACGAGGGAAATATCGATTGCCGTCTTTTCCGCGGTCTCGACGGAAACCATCGATTCGCTCGACCTGCTCATGGAACTCGTCTCCGGCCTGGGCGTTCACGTGATGATGCTGACGGACCTGAATTTCGGGGAAAACATCGGGCGGACGCTCTGGAAGAACGGCAGCGTACATGCAGCCTCGATGTTGCGGACAGCCGTATCCAGCGCTTTCCGGAAGAACCTGCCCGTTCTTTCCGTGAGGGGGCTGGAGGAGTTCGGTCTCTGGAAGAGGTACAATAAGTTCCTGCTGCTTCCTCCTGATCAGCTGTACATGCGGTCATCACGCCGCTCCTGGTGCGCTTCGCCGTGGCAGACCATCCCCATCAATGTCCAGGGCGAGGCAACGCTGTGCGATTGCCAACCCGGCATCAAGGCGGGAAATCTCCTTGCCCAGCCCCTCTCCGCGATATGGAATGGAGATGTGTTCAGAGACCATCGTCAGCGGATGACAGGTGATGACCCTCCCGAGGCCTGCAGGACCTGTCCGCGCTTCTGA
- a CDS encoding glycosyltransferase, whose protein sequence is MNRKKYLLVPGNNALSHVAKCLALSEALIERGHEARIAVSRKHSAFLTRLSIEHFVLPDIQENDDSGFPSVEWFRDPRRIAACIHAEVSLLREYRPDRVLGVFRFTLKASAAIAGVPVDSLICGCMTPVSEDVLGFAEDEPGRDMQRIILDGFFRYAGSKLGASITAFGLPKSNGDIRNSLLGERTFLWDFPEFAPLRQRKDLLHVGPISWNRWPADPVDIDLLLAGGQPLAVVAFGTCTVSFTPVLRIVQLLLDRGYTVLLAGGGQKEFLGCVPADPRVVSMTFAPLAAILPHASLVVTHGGQLTVFESLQNRIPVIVMPFQPEQAHSGVCLERMGCGLRLIPPQPFQGNPQIYMEALERMSDDEVHVRISSLLVKSGLSGQLLQAQTTLARYGGVTALATALTES, encoded by the coding sequence ATGAACCGAAAAAAATATCTCCTCGTTCCGGGCAACAACGCGCTTTCCCACGTGGCGAAATGCCTCGCCCTGAGCGAGGCGCTCATCGAGAGAGGCCATGAAGCGCGGATAGCGGTGAGCAGGAAACATTCAGCGTTCCTGACGCGTCTTTCGATCGAGCATTTCGTTCTGCCTGATATCCAGGAAAATGACGATTCGGGCTTCCCTTCCGTGGAATGGTTCCGGGACCCCCGCAGGATTGCTGCCTGCATCCATGCCGAAGTCTCTCTCCTGAGGGAATACCGGCCGGACCGCGTGCTCGGTGTATTCCGGTTCACGCTCAAGGCCTCTGCGGCCATTGCGGGCGTGCCCGTTGACTCCCTGATCTGCGGCTGCATGACTCCGGTTTCCGAGGACGTCCTCGGGTTCGCGGAAGACGAACCCGGGCGCGACATGCAGCGCATCATCCTCGACGGCTTCTTCCGGTACGCCGGATCAAAGCTCGGAGCGTCGATCACTGCTTTCGGACTGCCGAAGAGCAACGGAGACATCCGGAACAGCCTGCTGGGGGAGCGCACCTTTCTCTGGGACTTTCCCGAGTTCGCTCCGCTGCGTCAGCGGAAGGACCTCCTTCACGTCGGTCCGATTTCCTGGAACCGATGGCCTGCCGACCCTGTTGATATCGACTTGCTGCTGGCGGGCGGACAACCGCTTGCAGTCGTCGCCTTCGGCACCTGCACAGTCTCCTTCACTCCCGTGCTGCGGATCGTCCAACTGCTGCTCGACAGAGGGTATACGGTCCTGCTCGCAGGCGGCGGCCAGAAGGAATTCCTCGGCTGCGTGCCTGCTGATCCCCGGGTCGTCTCCATGACCTTTGCACCGCTCGCAGCAATCCTGCCCCATGCCTCGCTCGTGGTCACCCACGGCGGACAGCTTACGGTGTTTGAATCGCTCCAGAACCGGATCCCCGTGATCGTCATGCCGTTTCAGCCCGAGCAGGCCCACAGCGGCGTCTGTCTCGAGAGGATGGGGTGCGGTCTACGGCTGATACCACCCCAGCCTTTTCAGGGAAATCCGCAGATCTACATGGAGGCCCTCGAACGGATGTCTGACGATGAGGTCCACGTGAGGATCAGCAGCCTGCTGGTGAAGTCCGGTCTTTCAGGACAGCTTCTGCAGGCCCAGACCACCTTGGCGCGCTACGGCGGCGTGACCGCCCTTGCGACCGCTCTTACGGAGTCTTAG
- a CDS encoding radical SAM protein, translated as MGSMIHNEALTIIREKLFYGSVDYTKSQPDLFIPHHFKILAPSQTDCFLERVRESLVAEELLLYVHLPFCFSECLFCNSFPHPVSREAQDDYLENLLKEIELVAGRGVFSGKKARCIYFGGGTPTSFPSRDINRILEKLSSIIGFSHACNVTSEAHPATLSDAKRVRELRNIGINRLSIGCQTFDQEILARCNRKNTRGQVADVVRAVQDAGISINIDMMTGLPGQTMDSVEADLAILEGIRPDSVEYIRHEIVNPLIVKLYKEHPGLVVSNDTLFDIVFRTQEWMSANGYEQNGSFTNDAQWPYRYYWLKEIPIIAFGSRARSYTKTICYDKYEELSSYTNIIRKGGLPIGRYIDLTRREQMFRTLLLSLQLAEGVDIRRFHGRFAADPRDVFSRLFSELGGFGCLLQENGFVRLSKYGAFFVEDVCDYIIDSVLTEESDHLIRAPHSEGGTSSRLTSPGTS; from the coding sequence ATGGGAAGTATGATACACAATGAAGCGCTGACTATCATACGAGAGAAACTCTTCTACGGCTCCGTAGATTACACCAAGAGCCAGCCGGACCTGTTCATTCCTCACCACTTCAAGATACTGGCCCCGTCGCAGACCGACTGCTTTCTGGAGCGGGTAAGAGAGAGCCTGGTAGCAGAAGAGCTCTTGCTCTATGTCCACCTTCCGTTCTGTTTCTCCGAATGTCTGTTCTGCAATTCCTTCCCTCATCCCGTGAGCAGGGAAGCCCAGGATGATTATCTGGAGAATTTGCTGAAAGAGATAGAATTGGTGGCGGGCCGCGGAGTATTCTCTGGCAAGAAGGCGCGATGCATCTATTTCGGCGGCGGAACCCCCACGTCATTTCCCAGCCGCGACATCAACCGTATACTGGAAAAGCTTTCCTCTATCATCGGATTCAGTCATGCGTGCAACGTAACGTCGGAAGCGCATCCCGCCACGCTCTCGGATGCAAAGCGGGTACGGGAACTGCGGAATATCGGCATCAACAGGCTCAGTATCGGTTGCCAGACCTTTGACCAGGAGATCCTCGCTCGCTGCAACAGAAAGAACACCCGGGGACAGGTCGCAGACGTCGTGAGGGCCGTGCAGGATGCCGGGATATCGATCAACATCGACATGATGACCGGACTTCCCGGACAGACCATGGACAGTGTGGAAGCTGACCTGGCCATCCTTGAGGGAATCCGTCCTGATTCGGTCGAGTATATCAGGCACGAGATCGTGAACCCCTTGATCGTCAAGCTCTACAAAGAACACCCCGGCCTGGTCGTGAGCAATGACACTCTTTTTGACATCGTGTTCAGGACGCAGGAATGGATGAGCGCGAACGGATACGAGCAGAATGGCAGTTTTACGAATGACGCGCAATGGCCCTATCGCTATTACTGGTTGAAAGAGATACCGATCATCGCATTCGGTTCGCGGGCGCGGTCGTATACCAAAACGATCTGCTATGATAAGTATGAAGAGCTTTCCTCGTATACGAACATCATCAGAAAAGGCGGGCTTCCGATCGGCAGATATATCGACCTGACCAGACGGGAACAGATGTTCCGGACGCTCTTGCTGAGCCTGCAGCTGGCTGAAGGCGTCGATATCCGCCGGTTTCACGGCAGGTTTGCCGCAGACCCCCGGGATGTCTTCTCCCGGCTCTTTTCGGAGCTCGGAGGTTTTGGGTGTCTCCTGCAGGAGAATGGGTTCGTTCGTTTATCGAAATACGGCGCGTTTTTCGTGGAAGACGTTTGCGACTACATCATCGACTCGGTATTGACCGAGGAATCGGATCATCTGATACGGGCGCCACATTCCGAGGGCGGAACCTCTTCCCGGCTCACGAGTCCAGGTACATCGTGA
- a CDS encoding phosphopantetheine-binding protein, giving the protein MAEAKEQELVQIRKDLKEMIVRDLSLEDVKPADIKDDEVLFGEGLGLDSLDAVEIVVLLQRNFGVEVKNMDQGKEIFHSINTIANFIYDNKK; this is encoded by the coding sequence ATGGCAGAAGCAAAGGAACAGGAACTGGTGCAAATCCGCAAGGACCTCAAGGAAATGATCGTCCGCGATCTTTCGCTCGAGGATGTCAAACCGGCGGACATCAAGGACGATGAGGTTCTCTTCGGGGAAGGGCTCGGGCTCGACTCTCTGGACGCCGTGGAGATCGTCGTGCTGCTGCAGCGGAACTTCGGCGTCGAAGTCAAGAACATGGATCAGGGCAAGGAGATATTCCACTCCATCAATACCATCGCCAACTTCATCTACGATAACAAGAAGTAA
- a CDS encoding lysophospholipid acyltransferase family protein, whose protein sequence is MSQARATDRKRGNRIGFWFFRTAVRVSGLAGAYGLLYLVGLYYLAFDRPAVRASLAYVNRRFPGHGRLRRLLDVYLLFVSQGKSLLDRYYVIAGGTSIEIDIQGLERLKGLLSGEKGLVLLTAHVGNWQVAMTVLRRLGKTVHLLMRPEDNAAVRESLGIDRDQSAIRILHTDDTLGGVVEAMKAISRGELVSIMGDRTYGYSSQEAMLLGGPVSFPYGAFTIAGAAQCPVVVLLSAKVGRRKYLTDVTHVIEPPRGRAREKQEQIRACVQEYARVLEDYADRYPYQWFVFRDMWRSNE, encoded by the coding sequence ATGTCGCAGGCAAGGGCAACTGACCGGAAGCGGGGGAACAGGATCGGGTTCTGGTTCTTCAGAACGGCGGTCCGCGTCTCCGGACTCGCCGGGGCCTACGGCCTGCTGTACCTGGTGGGGCTCTACTACCTGGCATTCGACCGCCCTGCAGTCAGGGCGAGCCTGGCTTATGTGAACCGCCGGTTCCCGGGCCACGGCCGGCTCCGGCGGCTGCTCGATGTTTACCTGCTGTTCGTCAGCCAGGGCAAAAGCCTCCTCGACCGGTATTACGTGATTGCCGGCGGAACAAGCATCGAGATCGACATCCAGGGCCTGGAACGGCTGAAGGGCCTCCTTTCAGGCGAGAAGGGACTGGTCCTGCTGACGGCCCACGTTGGAAACTGGCAGGTGGCCATGACCGTTCTGCGGAGGCTGGGAAAGACCGTCCACCTGCTGATGCGGCCAGAGGACAACGCCGCGGTCCGGGAGTCGCTGGGCATCGACCGGGACCAGAGTGCGATACGCATCCTGCACACCGATGACACGCTGGGCGGTGTGGTCGAAGCCATGAAGGCGATCAGCCGCGGCGAACTTGTTTCGATCATGGGGGACCGGACGTACGGGTACAGTTCCCAGGAAGCCATGCTTCTGGGCGGACCCGTTTCCTTTCCCTACGGAGCGTTCACGATCGCGGGCGCGGCCCAGTGCCCCGTAGTCGTACTGCTCTCGGCGAAGGTCGGGCGCAGGAAGTACCTGACCGACGTCACCCACGTGATCGAACCGCCGCGCGGGAGAGCGAGGGAGAAGCAGGAACAGATCAGGGCCTGTGTCCAGGAATATGCCCGCGTCCTGGAAGACTACGCGGATCGTTATCCATACCAGTGGTTCGTGTTCCGCGACATGTGGCGTTCCAATGAGTGA
- a CDS encoding DUF2062 domain-containing protein produces the protein MHLSKHATDGRVWIAVPVYNNAATIRTVVEQCLAMLSNVIVVDDGSTDADVSSLLGGLAVVMLKHEKNLGKGQAILTASRSIEERGGVFMITIDADGQHDPSDVRRFFPVIEEDDRSVIIGSRDFNTGNVPASSRFGRAFANFWLKVETGVTVDDCQSGFRAYPVRYLNQLTFKGSRYDFEAEVLAKASWAGLTLKTVPVSVCYPKPGERVSSFRPFLDNLRLTGIHSMLVGRRLLPVPHHKLVKPATALNLSLLRHPGKALKMLIRENATPEGLALSAAVGVFLAVLPLLFVHSLVILYVSLRLNLNKIVSLNVQHIAMPPVVPALCIEVGYYMRHGQWLTDLSFQTVFEQFSARLYEWLLGSLVIAPLLALLTGAIVFFAALAIRKARYVYVAGKGN, from the coding sequence ATGCACCTAAGTAAGCACGCCACGGACGGCCGCGTCTGGATCGCGGTCCCGGTCTATAACAATGCGGCCACCATCAGGACCGTCGTGGAACAATGCCTCGCCATGCTCTCAAACGTGATCGTGGTTGACGACGGCAGCACGGATGCCGACGTCTCATCACTGCTGGGCGGCCTTGCTGTTGTGATGCTGAAGCACGAAAAGAACCTCGGCAAAGGACAGGCGATCCTCACGGCCTCGCGCTCTATCGAGGAGCGCGGCGGCGTCTTCATGATCACCATCGACGCTGATGGGCAGCACGACCCGAGCGATGTCCGGCGGTTTTTCCCGGTAATCGAAGAGGACGACAGGAGCGTCATCATCGGATCCCGGGACTTCAATACCGGGAACGTGCCGGCTTCGAGCAGGTTCGGCAGGGCCTTCGCGAACTTCTGGCTCAAGGTGGAGACCGGGGTGACGGTTGATGATTGCCAGAGCGGCTTCCGCGCCTATCCGGTCCGCTATCTGAACCAGCTCACCTTCAAGGGCAGCCGCTACGACTTCGAGGCCGAGGTCCTTGCCAAGGCGTCTTGGGCGGGACTGACGCTGAAAACGGTTCCCGTCTCCGTATGCTATCCGAAGCCCGGGGAGCGCGTATCGAGCTTCCGGCCGTTCCTGGACAATCTTCGCCTCACGGGCATCCATTCCATGTTGGTAGGCAGGCGACTGCTGCCGGTGCCGCATCACAAACTGGTGAAGCCCGCAACGGCACTCAACCTCTCCCTCCTGCGACACCCGGGGAAGGCGCTGAAGATGCTGATCAGGGAGAACGCCACTCCGGAGGGGCTTGCCCTGTCCGCGGCAGTTGGCGTCTTTCTGGCGGTCCTGCCGCTTCTGTTCGTGCATTCGCTCGTCATCCTCTACGTGTCCCTGCGGCTGAACCTGAACAAGATCGTGTCCCTGAACGTCCAGCATATCGCGATGCCGCCCGTGGTGCCGGCGCTCTGCATCGAGGTCGGATACTATATGCGCCACGGGCAATGGCTCACCGATCTCTCGTTCCAGACAGTGTTCGAGCAGTTCTCCGCACGGCTCTATGAATGGCTTCTCGGTTCGCTGGTCATCGCGCCGCTCCTCGCCCTCCTGACCGGCGCGATCGTCTTCTTTGCCGCGCTTGCGATCCGGAAGGCAAGGTACGTCTATGTCGCAGGCAAGGGCAACTGA
- a CDS encoding lipid biosynthesis B12-binding/radical SAM protein: protein MKILLISANVTTSPYPIYPLGVSMIAAALTHAGHEVLQADFLQQKTSLEAIGSEVKQYAPDLVGISVRNIDNVNLVSEQYYIQNVKNIVSTVKKVSTAKVLLGGAGFSLVPELILQETGADYGIVGEGEVLAVEFADNAARGVYPRDPIIGPSARIAGDRIGSALYDERLLEFYLHSGNIASVQTKRGCAYKCVYCTYPVLEGSQLRRREPRAVVDDIELLRDRFKTKYLFFVDSVFNDDEGAYLEVIDEMQRRSVSIPWTGFFKPRGLTDEIVERMKKTGFAAAEVGADAACDTTLKKMGKNFTFRDVIECNDLFARHGISTSHFFMFGGPGETPETVEEGIRNILSLQKCVVFIFMGIRILPDTPLARLAVKENLIKPDEGMLHPVYYLSPAVDKKQLEERLTRAFEGVRHCVFPPDAYDNSLQILHKLGYTGPMWDLLLPGKNKERARHAPK, encoded by the coding sequence ATGAAGATCCTTCTTATATCGGCGAATGTGACCACGTCTCCCTATCCGATCTACCCGCTTGGCGTGAGCATGATCGCGGCGGCCCTCACCCATGCCGGCCACGAGGTCCTGCAGGCGGATTTTCTGCAGCAGAAGACGTCCCTCGAAGCCATCGGGAGCGAGGTAAAGCAGTACGCGCCCGATCTCGTCGGCATCTCGGTCCGCAACATCGACAATGTGAACCTCGTGAGCGAGCAGTACTATATCCAGAACGTGAAGAACATCGTGTCCACGGTGAAAAAGGTATCGACCGCAAAGGTGTTGCTCGGCGGCGCCGGCTTCTCGCTGGTCCCCGAGCTGATTCTGCAGGAGACCGGTGCGGATTACGGCATCGTCGGCGAGGGAGAGGTCCTGGCCGTCGAGTTCGCGGACAATGCGGCACGGGGTGTCTATCCCCGCGACCCTATCATCGGGCCCTCGGCGCGGATCGCCGGCGACAGGATCGGGTCGGCGCTGTACGACGAACGGCTGCTCGAGTTCTATCTGCACAGCGGCAACATCGCGTCCGTTCAGACGAAGCGCGGCTGCGCATATAAGTGCGTGTACTGCACCTATCCCGTGCTCGAAGGCTCGCAGCTCAGGCGGCGCGAGCCCCGGGCCGTGGTCGACGACATCGAGCTGCTCAGGGACAGGTTCAAGACCAAATACCTCTTCTTCGTCGACTCGGTCTTCAATGATGACGAGGGTGCCTACCTTGAGGTGATCGACGAGATGCAGCGCAGGAGCGTCTCCATTCCCTGGACGGGTTTTTTCAAGCCCCGGGGGCTGACCGACGAGATCGTGGAGCGCATGAAAAAGACCGGTTTCGCGGCTGCAGAAGTAGGCGCCGACGCCGCGTGCGACACCACGCTCAAGAAGATGGGCAAGAACTTCACCTTCCGGGACGTCATCGAATGCAATGACCTGTTCGCGCGCCACGGAATCTCCACTTCCCACTTTTTTATGTTCGGGGGGCCCGGCGAGACGCCCGAGACCGTGGAGGAGGGCATTCGGAACATCCTGTCCCTGCAGAAATGCGTCGTGTTCATCTTCATGGGGATCCGGATCCTCCCGGACACGCCGCTCGCCCGACTCGCGGTCAAGGAGAACCTCATCAAGCCCGATGAAGGAATGCTCCATCCGGTCTACTATCTGTCTCCCGCTGTGGACAAAAAGCAGCTTGAGGAACGGCTGACAAGGGCATTCGAAGGTGTGCGGCACTGCGTGTTCCCGCCTGACGCGTACGACAACAGCCTGCAGATCCTGCACAAGCTCGGGTACACGGGCCCGATGTGGGACCTGCTCCTTCCCGGGAAGAACAAGGAGAGGGCGCGGCATGCACCTAAGTAA
- a CDS encoding radical SAM protein, translating to MKIKLIYPQWPKLERQTEFHLPPHGPICFASTVPDDCELGFIDEHVENIDFDEPVDFVAISCMLTCQIPRGWEIADRYRSRGVPVIFGGIGTMLHAEETKTHADAVFLGEAEGRFGQVIDDLKRGQLRKVYDYQWNFPDMKLVGPARRNILKRDRYNYRGVQMVDLIHASRGCRFNCFPCCTPFLGGREFRPRPIDDVVREVAAIDNNRLFFVDNSMAQNDQWEKDLFRALIPLKKKWVCHPIKDNDEILDLAAQAGCWYVYQAIFDTSDYIRNRVKRLQERGIGVEGTIILGTDEQDEDYIRRLVDFLLEINLDLAEFTILTPFPHTPIRETLTKEGRILSNDWRNYTGGKVVYQPARMTPSRLQDLYYYAWDTFYQESSQNLRMAKLFLKVIEKEKADGTYQGARLRRRKWQKDMVTGTSR from the coding sequence GTGAAGATTAAACTGATATACCCCCAATGGCCGAAACTGGAACGGCAGACGGAATTTCACCTCCCCCCGCACGGGCCGATCTGTTTTGCGTCGACTGTGCCGGACGACTGCGAACTGGGCTTTATCGACGAGCACGTGGAAAACATCGATTTCGACGAACCCGTCGACTTCGTCGCCATCTCCTGCATGCTTACTTGCCAGATCCCCAGGGGGTGGGAGATCGCCGACCGCTATCGGAGCAGAGGCGTTCCGGTCATCTTCGGCGGCATCGGGACCATGCTGCATGCCGAGGAGACAAAGACGCACGCCGATGCCGTGTTCCTGGGCGAGGCAGAGGGCCGTTTCGGCCAGGTCATCGATGACCTGAAGAGGGGACAACTCAGGAAGGTCTACGACTACCAGTGGAATTTTCCGGACATGAAGCTGGTCGGCCCTGCCCGGCGGAACATCCTCAAACGCGACCGGTACAACTACCGGGGCGTCCAGATGGTGGACCTCATCCATGCCTCGCGCGGCTGCCGGTTCAACTGTTTCCCGTGCTGCACGCCGTTCCTCGGCGGACGTGAATTCCGTCCGAGGCCGATCGACGACGTCGTGCGCGAGGTCGCGGCCATCGACAACAACCGGCTCTTCTTCGTGGACAACTCCATGGCGCAGAACGACCAGTGGGAGAAAGACCTCTTCCGGGCGCTGATCCCGCTCAAGAAGAAGTGGGTCTGCCATCCCATCAAGGACAATGACGAGATCCTGGATCTCGCGGCGCAGGCAGGCTGCTGGTACGTGTACCAGGCGATCTTCGACACGTCGGATTACATCCGGAACCGCGTCAAGCGGCTGCAGGAGCGGGGCATCGGCGTCGAGGGCACGATCATCCTGGGGACCGACGAACAGGACGAGGACTACATCAGGCGGCTTGTGGATTTCCTGCTCGAGATCAACCTCGACCTTGCCGAGTTCACGATCCTGACCCCGTTCCCCCACACACCGATCCGGGAAACGCTGACGAAGGAGGGAAGGATCCTGTCGAACGACTGGCGGAACTACACCGGAGGAAAGGTGGTCTATCAGCCGGCCAGGATGACGCCGTCCAGGCTTCAGGACCTCTATTACTACGCCTGGGACACCTTTTACCAGGAAAGCAGCCAGAACCTCAGGATGGCGAAGCTGTTCCTGAAGGTCATCGAGAAGGAAAAGGCGGACGGCACCTACCAGGGGGCGCGTCTGCGGCGGCGGAAGTGGCAAAAGGACATGGTAACGGGGACCTCGCGATGA
- a CDS encoding beta-ketoacyl synthase N-terminal-like domain-containing protein, whose product MTISVQGIGWLTKDAYGCIVRKERSIYDGGPGPDSLRDQLFPRPVKNFGRFDRLSRMACSGVALALRDAGFEDPQKRDIGLIGTSREGSLRTDLDYFRDYIKGGRTLSRGNLFIYTLPSSPLGEAAIQFGLLGPLFYVADRGHSLAPLLDLAAEMIENREASFMIAGTAGEEEALFLVMGTEGTGRTDDLCSFPVAQAIVQSAPEVTGIIQKFSFVSSRKGFA is encoded by the coding sequence ATGACGATAAGCGTACAGGGCATAGGCTGGCTTACGAAGGATGCGTACGGATGCATCGTTCGGAAAGAGCGGTCGATCTATGACGGCGGACCCGGCCCTGATTCGTTGAGAGACCAGCTTTTCCCCCGGCCCGTCAAGAACTTCGGACGCTTCGACCGCCTCTCGCGGATGGCATGCTCCGGCGTGGCGCTCGCGCTCCGGGACGCGGGGTTCGAGGATCCGCAGAAACGGGACATCGGCCTCATCGGCACGAGTCGGGAAGGATCGCTCCGCACGGACCTGGACTATTTCAGGGACTACATAAAAGGCGGCAGGACGCTGTCCCGGGGGAACCTTTTTATCTACACGCTGCCCTCGAGCCCGCTCGGCGAGGCGGCCATCCAGTTCGGACTCCTCGGCCCCCTGTTCTATGTCGCGGACCGCGGCCATTCCCTGGCACCGCTCCTCGACCTGGCCGCTGAAATGATCGAGAACCGGGAGGCTTCCTTCATGATTGCCGGAACGGCCGGGGAAGAAGAAGCGCTCTTTCTGGTCATGGGAACGGAGGGAACCGGCCGAACAGACGATCTCTGCAGTTTCCCCGTTGCACAGGCAATCGTTCAGTCAGCCCCGGAAGTAACGGGGATCATTCAGAAATTCTCTTTCGTGAGCAGCAGGAAAGGTTTCGCGTGA